One window of Trinickia caryophylli genomic DNA carries:
- the pyrC gene encoding dihydroorotase — MTVSPSSIAAAVGAGAPSSLTFARPDDWHLHVRDGAMLAAVLPHTARQFGRAIVMPNLKPPVTTTEAARAYRERILAALPAGAVFEPLMTLYLTDNTPPDEIRRARESGFVHGVKLYPAGATTNSDAGVTDLAKCGKTLEAMQETGMPLLVHGEVTDPAIDLFDREKVFIDRVMIPLRRDFPALRVVFEHITTKDAAEYVRDAGAAPGLLGATITAHHLLYNRNAIFQGGIRPHYYCLPVLKRETHRVALVAAAISGNPRFFLGTDSAPHSKGAKEHACGCAGCYTALHAVELYAEAFEQAGALDKLEGFASFFGADFYGLPRSGETVTLVRERWTLPPAFDAGDTTVVPLRGGEEIGWRLV; from the coding sequence ATGACCGTTTCTCCTTCTTCAATAGCCGCCGCCGTGGGTGCCGGCGCTCCGTCGTCGCTCACGTTCGCCCGGCCTGACGATTGGCATCTGCATGTGCGCGACGGCGCGATGCTGGCGGCGGTACTGCCGCATACGGCGCGCCAGTTCGGCCGGGCGATCGTGATGCCGAACCTGAAGCCGCCTGTTACGACCACGGAGGCGGCGCGCGCCTATCGGGAGCGGATCCTGGCTGCCTTGCCGGCCGGGGCCGTTTTCGAGCCGCTGATGACGCTCTACCTGACCGACAACACGCCGCCCGACGAAATCCGGCGTGCGCGCGAAAGCGGATTCGTCCATGGCGTGAAACTCTACCCGGCCGGCGCAACGACGAATTCCGATGCCGGCGTGACCGATCTCGCGAAATGCGGGAAGACGCTCGAAGCCATGCAGGAGACGGGGATGCCGCTGCTCGTCCACGGCGAGGTGACGGATCCGGCAATCGATCTCTTCGATCGCGAGAAGGTCTTCATCGATCGCGTCATGATTCCGCTACGGCGCGATTTCCCGGCGCTGAGGGTGGTGTTCGAGCACATCACCACGAAGGACGCGGCCGAATACGTGCGCGATGCGGGCGCGGCGCCCGGGCTGCTCGGGGCGACCATCACCGCGCACCATCTGCTTTACAACCGCAACGCCATTTTCCAGGGCGGCATTCGCCCGCATTACTACTGCCTGCCGGTGCTCAAGCGCGAGACGCACCGTGTGGCGCTCGTTGCGGCTGCGATCTCGGGCAATCCGCGCTTTTTCCTCGGCACGGACAGCGCGCCGCATTCGAAAGGCGCGAAAGAGCACGCCTGCGGCTGCGCGGGGTGCTACACGGCGCTGCACGCGGTCGAACTTTACGCGGAGGCGTTCGAGCAGGCCGGCGCGCTCGACAAGCTCGAAGGTTTCGCGAGCTTTTTCGGCGCGGATTTCTACGGGTTGCCGCGCAGCGGGGAGACGGTCACACTCGTGCGCGAACGCTGGACCTTGCCGCCGGCCTTCGATGCCGGCGATACGACCGTCGTGCCGCTGAGGGGCGGGGAAGAGATCGGCTGGCGGCTCGTCTGA
- a CDS encoding class II glutamine amidotransferase: MCQLLGMNCAAPTDVTFSFTGFAARGGVTDHHSDGWGIAFFEDKACRLFIDHQSSATSPIAEMVKRYPIKSKNTIAHIRKATQGHILLENCHPFMRELWGRHWIFAHNGDLQGYRPTLTGVYQPVGTTDSELAFCALMQGLREAFPCAQPPLHDLFAAVSALTREITNYGVFNFLMSNGQALFAHCSTHLHYLVRRWPFSTAHLIDADMSIDFAQYTTPEDRVAVIATQPLTDDEIWTAFAPGDLLMFQDGDVAARTHIPVPASVLEKARNPACDPSASAPRHASGGDFAAEADDIAAFES; the protein is encoded by the coding sequence ATGTGCCAACTTCTCGGAATGAACTGCGCCGCGCCGACGGACGTCACGTTCTCTTTCACCGGCTTTGCGGCGCGTGGCGGCGTAACGGATCATCACTCGGACGGCTGGGGCATCGCGTTTTTCGAGGACAAGGCCTGCAGACTCTTCATCGATCATCAGTCGTCGGCCACCTCGCCGATCGCCGAGATGGTCAAGCGCTATCCGATCAAGTCGAAGAACACGATCGCGCACATCCGCAAGGCAACCCAAGGCCATATCCTGCTCGAGAACTGCCATCCGTTCATGCGCGAGTTGTGGGGGCGGCACTGGATCTTCGCGCATAACGGCGATCTGCAAGGCTACCGGCCCACGTTGACGGGCGTCTACCAACCGGTGGGCACGACCGATAGCGAGCTCGCGTTTTGCGCGCTCATGCAAGGCTTGCGCGAGGCGTTCCCGTGCGCGCAGCCGCCCCTGCACGACCTCTTCGCCGCCGTTTCGGCGCTCACGCGCGAGATCACGAATTACGGCGTGTTCAACTTCCTGATGTCGAACGGCCAAGCGCTCTTTGCGCATTGCTCCACGCATTTGCACTATCTCGTGCGGCGCTGGCCATTTTCCACCGCGCATCTGATCGATGCCGACATGTCGATCGACTTCGCCCAATACACGACGCCCGAAGACCGGGTGGCCGTGATCGCCACGCAGCCGCTTACCGACGACGAGATCTGGACGGCATTCGCGCCGGGCGACCTGCTGATGTTCCAGGACGGCGATGTGGCCGCACGCACGCACATCCCCGTGCCGGCATCGGTGCTCGAAAAGGCGCGCAACCCCGCATGCGATCCGAGCGCCTCGGCGCCGCGGCATGCGAGCGGCGGCGACTTCGCCGCGGAAGCCGACGACATCGCGGCGTTCGAATCGTAG
- a CDS encoding amino acid ABC transporter ATP-binding protein → MISIKNVSKWYGHFQVLTDCTTEVKKGEVVVVCGPSGSGKSTLIKTVNGLEPFQQGDIVVNGQSLTDKSTNLSKLRAKVGMVFQHFELFPHLSITENLTLAQIKVLGRSKDEAMTKGLKLLDRVGLKAHADKYPGQLSGGQQQRVAIARALSMDPVAMLFDEPTSALDPEMINEVLDVMVELAREGMTMMCVTHEMGFAKKVAHRVIFMDRGVIVEDDRKEDFFANPKSDRAKDFLAKILH, encoded by the coding sequence ATGATTTCAATCAAGAACGTATCGAAGTGGTACGGCCACTTCCAGGTGCTCACCGACTGCACGACGGAGGTCAAAAAGGGCGAGGTCGTCGTGGTGTGCGGCCCGTCGGGCTCGGGCAAGTCGACGCTGATCAAGACGGTGAACGGCCTGGAACCGTTTCAGCAGGGCGATATCGTCGTGAACGGTCAGTCTCTGACGGACAAGAGCACGAATCTCTCGAAGCTGCGCGCGAAAGTCGGCATGGTCTTCCAGCACTTCGAGCTCTTTCCGCATCTGTCGATCACCGAGAACCTGACGCTCGCGCAGATCAAGGTGCTCGGCCGCTCGAAGGACGAAGCCATGACGAAGGGGCTCAAGCTGCTCGATCGCGTCGGGCTGAAAGCCCATGCGGACAAGTATCCGGGCCAGCTTTCGGGCGGGCAGCAGCAGCGTGTGGCGATCGCGCGCGCGCTGTCGATGGACCCGGTGGCGATGCTCTTCGACGAGCCCACCTCGGCGCTCGATCCGGAAATGATCAACGAGGTGCTCGACGTCATGGTCGAACTCGCGCGCGAAGGCATGACGATGATGTGCGTAACGCACGAAATGGGCTTTGCCAAGAAGGTCGCGCACCGTGTCATCTTCATGGACCGCGGCGTCATCGTCGAGGACGATCGCAAGGAAGACTTCTTCGCCAATCCCAAGTCGGATCGCGCGAAGGACTTCCTCGCCAAGATCCTCCACTGA
- the gltK gene encoding glutamate/aspartate ABC transporter permease GltK yields MHHFDWSGIPGALPTLWSGAIITLQITVLAIVVGIVWGTVLALMRLSGIAPLGWFARGYVTVFRSIPLVMVLLWFFLIVPQFLQSVLGLSPDIDIRLASAMIAFSLFEAAYYSEIIRAGIQAVSRGQANASFALGMTYAQSMRYVILPQAFRAMVPLLLTQAIVLFQDTSLVYVISLADFFRTATNIGDRDGTMVEMVLFAGAVYFVICSVASSVVKGLRKKVAR; encoded by the coding sequence ATGCATCATTTCGACTGGAGCGGCATTCCAGGCGCACTGCCGACGCTATGGAGCGGCGCCATCATCACGCTGCAGATCACGGTGCTCGCAATCGTGGTCGGTATCGTCTGGGGAACCGTGCTTGCGCTGATGCGTTTGTCGGGCATCGCGCCGCTCGGCTGGTTCGCGAGGGGATACGTAACGGTATTTCGCTCGATCCCGCTCGTCATGGTCTTGCTGTGGTTCTTCCTGATCGTGCCGCAGTTCCTGCAAAGCGTGCTCGGCCTGTCCCCCGACATCGACATCCGGCTTGCCTCGGCGATGATTGCGTTCTCGCTGTTCGAGGCCGCGTATTATTCGGAGATCATCCGCGCCGGCATTCAGGCCGTCTCGCGCGGCCAGGCCAACGCGTCGTTCGCGCTCGGCATGACCTACGCTCAATCGATGCGCTACGTCATTTTGCCGCAGGCGTTTCGCGCCATGGTGCCGCTTTTGCTCACGCAGGCGATCGTTCTGTTCCAGGACACATCGCTCGTCTACGTGATCAGTCTGGCGGACTTCTTCCGCACGGCGACGAATATCGGCGATCGTGACGGTACGATGGTCGAGATGGTGCTCTTTGCCGGTGCCGTGTATTTCGTCATTTGCTCGGTCGCGTCAAGCGTTGTGAAAGGACTTCGGAAAAAGGTCGCAAGATGA
- a CDS encoding amino acid ABC transporter permease, giving the protein MSYHWNWGILLQPVSTGEPTTYLGWLLSGMRVTITVSLAAWVIALIVGSLFGVLRTVQDRRLAAIGTVYVAVFRNVPLIVQFFVWYLVVPELLPVSIGTWFKQLPPGAQFFSSSIICLGLFTGARVCEQVRSGIEALPRGQRAAGLALGFTQWQTYRYVLLPVAYRIIVPPLTSEFLNIFKNSAVASTIGLLDLSAQARQLVDYTAQTYESFIAVTLAYVLINLVVMGVMRFIEHKSRLPGYIGGK; this is encoded by the coding sequence ATGTCCTATCACTGGAACTGGGGCATTCTGCTCCAGCCGGTTTCGACGGGCGAACCCACGACCTATCTCGGCTGGCTGCTGTCGGGCATGCGCGTGACGATCACCGTTTCGCTCGCGGCATGGGTCATCGCGCTCATCGTCGGCTCGCTCTTCGGCGTGCTGCGCACCGTACAGGATCGCCGGCTTGCCGCCATCGGTACCGTCTACGTGGCCGTGTTCCGCAACGTGCCGCTCATCGTGCAGTTTTTCGTCTGGTACCTGGTCGTGCCCGAGTTGCTGCCCGTGTCGATCGGCACCTGGTTCAAGCAATTGCCGCCAGGCGCGCAGTTCTTCTCGTCGTCGATCATCTGCCTCGGGCTCTTCACGGGCGCCCGCGTGTGCGAGCAGGTGCGCTCCGGCATCGAGGCGCTGCCGCGCGGGCAACGCGCCGCGGGGCTCGCGCTCGGCTTCACGCAGTGGCAGACGTATCGCTACGTGCTGCTGCCCGTTGCGTACCGGATCATCGTGCCGCCGCTCACCTCCGAATTCCTCAATATCTTCAAGAATTCGGCGGTCGCCTCGACGATCGGCCTGCTCGATCTGTCGGCTCAGGCGCGTCAGCTCGTCGACTATACGGCGCAGACTTACGAGTCGTTCATCGCGGTGACGCTCGCATACGTGCTGATCAACCTCGTTGTCATGGGCGTCATGCGCTTCATCGAGCACAAGAGCCGCCTGCCCGGCTACATTGGAGGCAAGTGA